One part of the Thermococcus radiotolerans genome encodes these proteins:
- a CDS encoding aminotransferase class V-fold PLP-dependent enzyme, protein MRRTLFPALEKFGAYLNTASLGLMPSTVVLEATKLLNDVIEFKGEVNSVDYMDEVVLKPLLNEAAKLMRVSPENVGLSIQTTEGLRRILLALEPERGQNIVSLDTEFPTVPALLKSYARRFNLELRVVKNRNGVHSLEEVEKAIDDDTFAVVLSSVNWVTGQRLNLRELSRMAHEHDAWLIVDAVQHLGALRLFPEKEGVDALSAGGEKWLLSPDTGAGLIYVSDELLEEAKPIRGLLNNEPPTGEWGSWWGLPEKDPWGELKPARGVKKLDFGGGPPYLVAAAFTASLKLINEIGIEEIERHNLRLAGRIRDEVLSAGLEVFAEGSPIVTIKTGLSYEEEERLHGKLAAKGISVSHRGVLGHYGIRASPHLYNTPEDIETFLESLFGAMGAGV, encoded by the coding sequence ATGAGGAGGACTCTGTTTCCGGCACTGGAGAAGTTTGGGGCATACCTCAACACCGCGAGCCTCGGTCTGATGCCTTCAACCGTGGTTCTCGAGGCAACAAAGCTTCTCAACGACGTTATCGAGTTCAAAGGGGAGGTCAACTCGGTTGACTACATGGACGAGGTCGTTCTGAAGCCGCTGTTGAACGAGGCGGCGAAACTTATGAGGGTTAGTCCTGAAAACGTCGGCCTCTCAATACAGACCACAGAGGGCCTCAGGAGGATTCTGCTGGCACTCGAACCCGAGAGGGGGCAGAACATCGTCTCGCTGGACACGGAGTTTCCAACCGTGCCCGCGCTTCTCAAGAGCTACGCAAGGCGTTTTAACCTCGAGCTGCGCGTTGTGAAGAACAGGAACGGGGTTCACAGCCTTGAGGAGGTCGAGAAGGCCATAGACGACGACACCTTTGCGGTGGTTCTCAGCTCGGTGAACTGGGTCACTGGACAAAGGCTCAACCTGAGAGAGCTCTCGAGGATGGCCCACGAACACGACGCCTGGCTGATAGTTGACGCCGTCCAGCACCTTGGAGCCCTGAGGCTGTTCCCTGAGAAGGAGGGCGTTGATGCGCTCTCGGCTGGCGGTGAGAAGTGGCTCCTAAGCCCGGACACGGGGGCCGGCCTGATATACGTCTCGGACGAGCTCCTGGAGGAGGCCAAGCCGATAAGGGGACTCCTCAACAACGAACCGCCGACAGGTGAATGGGGCAGCTGGTGGGGCCTACCGGAGAAGGACCCCTGGGGGGAGCTGAAGCCTGCCAGGGGCGTCAAAAAGCTCGACTTCGGCGGCGGGCCGCCCTACCTCGTTGCGGCTGCCTTCACCGCCTCGCTGAAGCTCATAAATGAGATAGGCATCGAGGAGATAGAGCGCCACAACCTCAGGCTGGCGGGCAGGATAAGGGACGAGGTTCTAAGTGCGGGCCTTGAGGTTTTCGCGGAGGGCTCACCGATAGTCACTATAAAGACGGGATTGAGCTACGAGGAAGAGGAGAGATTGCATGGGAAGCTCGCCGCGAAGGGAATCTCGGTCAGCCACCGCGGCGTTCTCGGCCACTACGGGATACGGGCCTCACCGCACCTGTACAACACGCCCGAGGACATCGAGACCTTCCTCGAATCGCTGTTCGGGGCTATGGGGGCTGGGGTATAA
- a CDS encoding MFS transporter — translation MERRRLAGIILLIVSAFTGTIAFRLATPAIAFYTRDILKASMLSVSIVSMSFVLARAFSSVFGGLMLERGKRLVYIGAVAMMGNALAVQLYPLTSTWFQVAGIKLLNGFLNGLSWPMAQFVIAVATPKKIRARVTAVYFFFGSIASLLGNYVYAYTIDLGLGGQMWISSAFFILTGLIMVASYVLLYERITPKRKKTPDGEKPSLEPKRVLIIASLMAVIVAFTSGEITYVYVSEALGMEKATTATLIGWAGFLAAMLSYGVSWLADVRSERRMVLLTSLMAALSPLLAAVKTAPTVFLGIFLALFAFQSFRPISRKVLASYHRSSLAIGGVNGVQNLSTFLGGMLFGFAYSLGELHGIVTLNLALLAFTPVSIALLWQSVKLKGRGE, via the coding sequence ATGGAACGAAGACGCCTCGCTGGAATAATCCTTCTCATAGTCTCGGCGTTCACCGGGACGATAGCCTTCCGCCTCGCCACCCCCGCCATAGCGTTCTACACGCGCGACATACTCAAGGCTTCGATGCTGTCGGTTTCAATCGTCTCGATGTCGTTCGTGCTCGCGAGGGCGTTTTCCTCAGTTTTCGGCGGGCTGATGCTCGAGCGCGGGAAGAGACTGGTCTACATCGGTGCAGTGGCCATGATGGGAAACGCCCTGGCGGTTCAGCTCTATCCCCTGACCTCGACGTGGTTCCAGGTTGCCGGGATAAAGCTCCTCAACGGTTTTCTCAACGGTCTGAGCTGGCCGATGGCACAGTTCGTCATAGCCGTGGCGACCCCGAAGAAGATAAGGGCGAGGGTTACCGCTGTCTACTTCTTCTTTGGCAGCATCGCTTCCCTCCTCGGAAACTACGTCTACGCCTACACGATAGACCTCGGGCTGGGCGGGCAGATGTGGATTTCCTCCGCGTTCTTTATCCTGACCGGCCTGATAATGGTGGCCAGCTACGTTCTCCTCTATGAGAGAATAACGCCCAAGAGGAAGAAAACCCCCGACGGTGAAAAGCCGAGCCTCGAACCCAAGAGGGTTCTAATCATCGCCTCGCTGATGGCGGTGATAGTGGCTTTCACGTCCGGCGAGATAACCTACGTCTACGTCTCCGAGGCCCTGGGTATGGAGAAGGCAACGACCGCAACGCTCATCGGCTGGGCGGGTTTTCTCGCCGCGATGCTCAGCTATGGCGTCTCCTGGCTCGCCGATGTGAGGAGCGAGAGGCGGATGGTTCTGCTCACCTCTCTGATGGCAGCACTTTCGCCGCTCCTTGCGGCGGTGAAGACCGCCCCGACGGTTTTTCTGGGGATATTCCTTGCCCTCTTCGCCTTCCAGAGCTTCAGGCCAATTTCCAGAAAAGTTCTGGCGAGCTACCACCGCTCTTCCCTTGCCATCGGGGGCGTCAACGGCGTCCAGAACCTCTCCACTTTCCTGGGCGGAATGCTGTTCGGCTTTGCCTACTCTCTGGGGGAGCTTCACGGGATTGTAACGCTCAATCTCGCCCTGCTGGCCTTCACACCCGTTTCGATAGCCCTGCTCTGGCAGAGCGTTAAGCTTAAAGGTCGTGGTGAATAA
- the nuoF gene encoding NADH-quinone oxidoreductase subunit NuoF, translated as MSEIKAIAVGMNSCGIAAGARETYEAIKAEIKKRGLDVKLKIVGCVGMCYREPLVDIITDEEIITYGHVDPKKVPRIIEEHVINGKPIEEWIVKRDWWENGERKTWDVDGYFAKQRKIVLENSGYIDPENINEYIAAGGYEALKKALKMKPEEIIDVIMKSGLRGRGGAGFPTGLKWKFAREAKGDVKYIVCNADEGDPGAFMDRNVLEGDPHRVIEGMIIGAYAIGATKGFIYVRAEYPLAIRRLKIALKQARERGFLGENILGSGFSFDIVIKEGAGAFVCGEETALIASIEGKRGMPRPRPPYPAQKGLWGKPTNINNVETWANVPWIIKHGWEAYASIGTEKSKGTKVFALSGKIKHGGNVEVPMGMTLREILYEIGGGTKTGKKIKAVQLGGPSGGCIPEYLFDTPVDYESVDATGAIMGSGGMVVMDEDTCMVDVAKFFLDFTVKESCGKCTFCRLGTKRMWEILDKFTKGEATEEDLEKLERLAYQVKAGSLCGLGQTAPNPVLTTIRYFRDEYLAHIQGKCPAKVCKPLIKYVIIADRCTGCTACAIFCPVKAIEGEKLKPHVIDQSACIKCGTCYEVCRFNAIEIVDAGGE; from the coding sequence ATGTCTGAGATTAAAGCGATAGCGGTCGGCATGAACTCCTGTGGGATAGCAGCGGGCGCGAGGGAAACCTACGAGGCCATAAAGGCCGAGATCAAGAAGCGGGGCCTTGATGTCAAGCTCAAGATAGTTGGCTGCGTCGGTATGTGCTACCGCGAGCCCCTCGTGGACATCATCACCGATGAGGAGATAATCACCTACGGTCACGTTGACCCCAAGAAGGTTCCCAGGATCATAGAGGAGCACGTTATCAACGGAAAGCCCATAGAGGAGTGGATAGTCAAGCGCGACTGGTGGGAGAACGGCGAGAGGAAGACCTGGGACGTTGACGGCTACTTCGCCAAGCAGAGGAAGATAGTGCTCGAAAACTCTGGCTACATAGATCCCGAGAACATCAACGAGTACATCGCCGCTGGGGGCTACGAAGCCCTCAAAAAGGCCCTCAAAATGAAGCCGGAGGAGATAATAGATGTCATCATGAAGTCCGGGCTTCGCGGAAGGGGCGGTGCAGGGTTCCCGACGGGATTGAAGTGGAAGTTCGCCCGTGAGGCGAAGGGGGACGTCAAGTACATCGTCTGCAACGCTGACGAGGGTGACCCCGGAGCCTTCATGGACAGGAACGTCCTGGAGGGCGACCCGCACAGGGTAATAGAGGGCATGATAATCGGTGCATACGCGATTGGAGCGACGAAGGGCTTTATCTACGTGAGAGCAGAGTACCCGCTCGCCATAAGGAGGCTGAAGATAGCGCTGAAGCAGGCGCGGGAGAGGGGCTTCCTCGGCGAGAACATCCTTGGAAGCGGCTTTTCATTCGACATCGTCATCAAGGAAGGAGCCGGAGCGTTCGTCTGCGGTGAGGAAACCGCTTTGATAGCCTCTATAGAGGGCAAGCGCGGAATGCCGAGGCCGAGGCCGCCCTATCCGGCTCAGAAGGGTCTCTGGGGCAAGCCCACCAACATCAACAACGTGGAAACGTGGGCGAACGTGCCGTGGATAATCAAACACGGCTGGGAAGCCTACGCCTCGATAGGAACCGAGAAGAGCAAGGGAACGAAGGTCTTTGCCCTCTCGGGCAAGATAAAGCACGGCGGAAACGTCGAAGTCCCGATGGGAATGACGCTGAGGGAGATACTCTACGAGATAGGCGGTGGGACGAAGACGGGTAAGAAGATTAAGGCCGTCCAGCTTGGCGGTCCCTCCGGAGGCTGCATTCCTGAGTACCTCTTCGACACGCCCGTTGACTACGAGAGCGTGGACGCGACCGGTGCGATAATGGGGAGCGGTGGAATGGTCGTCATGGACGAGGACACCTGTATGGTGGACGTTGCCAAGTTCTTCCTCGACTTCACCGTGAAGGAATCCTGCGGAAAGTGCACCTTCTGCCGCCTCGGAACGAAAAGGATGTGGGAAATACTCGACAAGTTCACCAAGGGCGAGGCAACGGAGGAAGACCTCGAAAAGCTCGAACGGCTCGCCTATCAGGTCAAAGCTGGCTCTCTCTGCGGCCTCGGGCAGACGGCACCTAATCCCGTTCTAACGACCATCCGCTACTTCAGGGACGAATACCTTGCCCATATCCAAGGAAAATGCCCCGCCAAGGTCTGCAAGCCGCTCATCAAGTACGTCATCATCGCAGACAGGTGCACCGGCTGTACGGCATGTGCCATATTCTGCCCGGTGAAAGCTATCGAAGGCGAGAAGCTCAAGCCCCACGTCATTGACCAGTCTGCCTGCATCAAGTGCGGGACCTGCTACGAGGTGTGCCGGTTCAACGCCATAGAGATAGTTGATGCGGGGGGTGAGTGA
- a CDS encoding pyridoxal-phosphate-dependent aminotransferase family protein has product MELRFEMEYEEAYREVYELVKPKYKLFTAGPVACFPEVLAIMSVQMFSHRSAEAKEVHVDTLNRLKAFLEAEKGEIIMFPSSGTGFMEAAVRNTVPRGGKVLVTTVGAFGDRFAEVVNSNGRKAVILRKEPGYAVKPEELDEALRKNPDVVAVTITYNETSTGVLNPLPELAKVVHEHDKLLFVDAVSAMGGADIKFDEWGLDMIFASSQKAFGVPPGLAIAAVSDRVFEIAEKMPERGWYFDLPLYRKFNEKKKGTPSTPPLPQIFGLNVVLRIVEKMGGKDAWLGMYKKRSETIREGVKEMGLGILAEPGYESPTITAVVVPEGMKGVDVYNAMRERGFELAKGYGSVAEKTFRIGNMGYMTFEDIEEMLANLREVIEKLKG; this is encoded by the coding sequence ATGGAACTCAGGTTCGAAATGGAGTATGAAGAAGCCTACAGGGAGGTTTACGAGCTCGTCAAGCCGAAGTACAAGCTCTTTACCGCCGGTCCAGTTGCATGCTTCCCAGAGGTTCTCGCGATAATGAGCGTCCAGATGTTCAGCCACCGCTCGGCCGAGGCCAAGGAGGTTCACGTTGACACCCTCAACAGACTCAAGGCTTTTCTTGAAGCTGAGAAAGGCGAGATAATAATGTTCCCCAGCTCCGGAACCGGCTTCATGGAAGCCGCTGTGAGAAACACCGTGCCGAGGGGAGGAAAGGTTCTCGTCACGACCGTGGGAGCCTTTGGAGACAGATTCGCCGAGGTCGTCAACTCCAACGGCAGGAAAGCGGTTATACTGAGGAAGGAGCCCGGCTACGCCGTCAAGCCGGAGGAGCTCGACGAAGCCCTCAGAAAGAACCCCGACGTCGTTGCGGTGACCATAACCTACAACGAGACCTCGACCGGCGTGCTGAACCCGCTCCCCGAGCTGGCAAAGGTCGTTCACGAGCACGACAAGCTGCTCTTCGTTGACGCCGTTTCCGCCATGGGCGGCGCGGACATAAAGTTCGACGAATGGGGCCTCGACATGATATTCGCCAGCTCCCAGAAAGCCTTCGGCGTCCCGCCCGGCTTGGCCATCGCCGCGGTCAGCGATCGCGTTTTCGAGATAGCCGAGAAGATGCCCGAGCGCGGCTGGTACTTCGACCTACCGCTCTACAGGAAGTTCAACGAAAAGAAGAAGGGAACCCCATCAACTCCACCGCTTCCGCAGATATTCGGCCTCAACGTCGTGCTCAGGATAGTTGAGAAGATGGGCGGCAAGGATGCCTGGCTTGGAATGTACAAGAAGAGAAGCGAGACCATCCGCGAGGGCGTCAAGGAGATGGGTCTCGGAATTCTCGCCGAGCCCGGCTACGAGAGCCCGACGATAACCGCTGTCGTCGTCCCCGAGGGGATGAAGGGCGTCGACGTCTACAACGCTATGCGCGAGCGCGGCTTCGAGCTGGCCAAGGGATACGGAAGTGTTGCCGAGAAGACCTTCAGGATTGGAAACATGGGGTACATGACCTTCGAGGACATCGAGGAGATGCTCGCCAACCTCCGCGAGGTCATAGAAAAGCTTAAGGGCTGA
- a CDS encoding asparagine synthetase A, which yields MNALQIVTRKIEPVMEVQTRVIDYMTRYMVGEGFKWMLPVMLSSITDPLWPDPAAEEALRPPEVEVYGSRLRLTHSMILHKQMAVAMGIDKLFILSPNVRLEGRSADDGRHAYEFTQLDFEIAHASMDDVMSLIEGLISGLFKEARSWGLEREVPRVKPPFKRFTLEEIKEEFGDEDEASKVMKEPFWVTDIKREFYDREDPERPGHFRNYDLYLPEGYGEVSSGGEREWEYEVIVRKMRSAGISLEAFRPYLEVAKAGLLKPSAGAGIGVERLIRYMVGAKHIAEVQPFPRIPGVPAVI from the coding sequence ATGAACGCTCTCCAAATTGTGACCAGAAAAATTGAACCGGTTATGGAAGTACAGACGAGAGTGATTGACTATATGACAAGATACATGGTGGGCGAGGGCTTCAAGTGGATGCTCCCAGTGATGCTCAGCTCCATAACGGACCCCCTCTGGCCCGACCCAGCGGCGGAAGAGGCGCTCAGACCGCCAGAGGTCGAGGTCTACGGCTCGAGGCTGAGACTGACCCACAGCATGATACTCCACAAGCAGATGGCGGTAGCGATGGGGATAGATAAGCTCTTCATCCTCTCGCCGAACGTGAGACTTGAGGGACGCTCAGCTGACGACGGAAGGCACGCCTACGAGTTCACCCAGCTCGACTTCGAGATAGCTCATGCCAGCATGGACGACGTGATGAGCCTCATCGAGGGACTCATCAGTGGGCTCTTCAAGGAGGCGAGAAGCTGGGGGCTCGAGAGGGAGGTGCCCAGAGTCAAGCCGCCCTTCAAGCGCTTCACTCTGGAGGAGATAAAGGAGGAGTTCGGAGACGAGGACGAGGCCAGCAAAGTCATGAAGGAACCCTTCTGGGTGACCGACATCAAGAGGGAGTTCTACGACAGGGAGGACCCCGAAAGGCCGGGGCACTTCAGGAACTACGACCTCTACCTGCCGGAGGGCTACGGCGAGGTCTCGAGCGGCGGCGAGAGGGAGTGGGAGTACGAGGTCATCGTCCGGAAGATGAGGAGCGCAGGAATAAGCCTCGAGGCATTCAGACCGTACCTTGAAGTGGCCAAGGCAGGTCTCCTGAAGCCCAGCGCCGGGGCCGGAATTGGCGTCGAGAGACTGATCCGCTACATGGTGGGGGCAAAGCACATAGCCGAGGTACAGCCGTTCCCGAGGATTCCAGGTGTCCCCGCGGTCATCTGA
- a CDS encoding NAD(P)-binding protein, giving the protein MVKIIVNGKELDAPEGKPLIDFLREIGEHVPGFCYTNELDPYGSCRLCLVSTKRGVTTSCTLKSVEGLELETLSDEVVSMRKTALELILSDHYGDCIGPCQNACPAHSDVQGYLALIAMGKYHEAVKLMKEKYILPAVLGRVCPAFCEEACRRNLVDEPLAIRQLKRFAADYDLEHGPWMPEIPPSTGKRIAVVGGGPAGLACAYYLRTMGHEVTIIEAMPELGGMMRYGIPPYRLPRDVLDKDIATVINTGIEVKTNTALGRNVTLEELREKYDAVFLGVGAWRSRKMGIPGEELEGVMHGIEFLRKVNMGEKVELGERVIVVGGGNTAMDVARTALRLGAKVTVVYRRSKAEMPANEREVEEAMEEGVEFMFLTNPVMIIGDGKVEEVELIKMRLGEPDASGRRRPIPIEGSEFTVKADNVILAIGQYCDEEFLKSLGIEARRGKALVDEVTLQTSVPGVFAGGDLVLGPSTVIESIATGRRAAIMIDLYLKGKLEKAKAVLTEPEKHIEEVLSDDDLYRVLFDLRPYNHWKKVTEKDYEHVERKPRAKVKLLDPEKRKRTFDEVEPVLTEEQVLEEAQRCMSCGCMEVFRCKLREYATLYNSRQDAFEGEGNKFEIDESHPFVTLDNNKCVLCGQCVNFTHEIAGEGVLDYLFRGFKTRISPPLGESLGEVEGRFIGEMIDLCPVGAITEKLPFVKPGPWKTKPVKTVCNGCSFACEMNVEVYDDMLVRASRVEGSWNSHLCDYCRFSRPWAEDLTGPLLNGKPVSWEEAKHFIAERSYALILTPELTNEEIARLKAFAEERGIQVGSTVSGGISTATLDEVRNAKRVLLKADPEKFPLLKILLKGKEIVEEGYDVAILEGPAEPLDVPTLILHEGVNAAGLLKAGIREIPESEAYVVIGRPVDNLRGDVLVVPAGVWAEKSGTVTNAFGMELKMERAREGYSPLELFS; this is encoded by the coding sequence ATGGTCAAAATCATAGTCAACGGAAAGGAACTCGACGCTCCTGAAGGAAAGCCGCTCATAGACTTCCTCCGTGAAATTGGTGAGCACGTTCCCGGCTTTTGCTACACGAACGAGCTCGATCCCTACGGCTCCTGCAGGCTCTGTCTCGTCTCCACAAAGAGGGGAGTCACCACCTCGTGCACCCTCAAGTCGGTGGAGGGGCTTGAGTTAGAGACCCTCAGCGACGAAGTCGTTTCGATGAGGAAGACGGCACTTGAGCTCATACTCTCGGACCACTACGGCGATTGCATAGGTCCCTGTCAGAATGCCTGTCCGGCCCACAGCGACGTTCAGGGATACCTCGCACTCATAGCGATGGGCAAGTACCACGAAGCGGTCAAGCTGATGAAGGAGAAGTACATCCTGCCGGCTGTCCTCGGAAGGGTCTGCCCGGCCTTCTGCGAAGAGGCCTGCCGGAGAAACCTCGTTGATGAACCCCTTGCGATAAGGCAGCTCAAGCGCTTTGCCGCGGACTACGACCTTGAGCACGGCCCGTGGATGCCAGAGATTCCGCCCTCAACCGGAAAGAGGATTGCCGTCGTCGGCGGCGGGCCGGCCGGCCTTGCCTGCGCCTACTACCTCAGGACGATGGGACACGAGGTTACCATAATCGAGGCGATGCCGGAGCTCGGCGGGATGATGCGCTACGGCATTCCGCCCTACAGGCTCCCGAGGGATGTGCTCGACAAGGACATCGCGACAGTGATAAACACGGGCATCGAAGTGAAAACAAATACCGCCCTCGGAAGGAACGTGACCCTTGAGGAGCTCCGCGAGAAGTACGATGCCGTCTTCCTCGGCGTCGGGGCCTGGAGAAGCAGGAAAATGGGGATTCCGGGCGAGGAGCTTGAAGGCGTTATGCACGGCATAGAGTTCCTCAGGAAGGTTAACATGGGCGAAAAGGTCGAGCTTGGGGAGCGCGTCATAGTCGTCGGCGGCGGAAACACCGCCATGGACGTTGCAAGGACGGCTCTGAGGCTCGGTGCAAAGGTTACCGTCGTTTACCGCCGTTCAAAGGCAGAGATGCCCGCCAACGAACGCGAAGTCGAAGAGGCCATGGAGGAAGGCGTCGAGTTCATGTTCCTCACGAACCCGGTGATGATTATCGGAGACGGGAAGGTCGAGGAGGTAGAGCTCATCAAGATGCGCCTCGGCGAGCCGGACGCCAGCGGAAGGAGGAGGCCGATACCGATTGAGGGCTCGGAGTTTACAGTCAAAGCGGACAACGTTATCCTCGCCATAGGCCAGTACTGCGACGAGGAGTTCCTGAAGAGCCTCGGCATCGAGGCGAGGCGCGGAAAGGCCCTCGTTGATGAGGTGACGCTCCAGACGAGCGTTCCCGGTGTCTTCGCCGGCGGCGACCTCGTCCTCGGGCCGTCAACGGTTATCGAGAGCATAGCCACCGGAAGAAGGGCCGCGATAATGATAGACCTCTACCTCAAGGGCAAGCTGGAGAAGGCCAAAGCCGTTCTCACCGAGCCTGAGAAGCACATCGAGGAAGTATTAAGCGACGACGACCTGTATAGAGTTCTCTTCGACCTCAGGCCCTACAACCACTGGAAGAAAGTAACCGAGAAGGACTATGAGCATGTTGAAAGAAAGCCGAGGGCGAAGGTGAAGCTCCTCGATCCGGAAAAGAGGAAGAGAACCTTTGATGAGGTCGAACCGGTCCTAACCGAGGAGCAGGTTCTTGAAGAGGCCCAGCGCTGTATGAGCTGCGGCTGTATGGAGGTCTTCCGCTGCAAGCTGAGGGAGTACGCCACGCTCTACAACTCCAGGCAGGACGCCTTCGAGGGTGAGGGGAACAAGTTCGAGATAGACGAGAGCCACCCGTTCGTTACCCTCGACAACAACAAGTGCGTCCTCTGCGGCCAGTGCGTCAACTTCACCCACGAGATAGCCGGAGAGGGAGTGCTGGACTACCTCTTCCGCGGATTTAAGACGAGAATCTCGCCGCCGCTCGGGGAGAGCCTCGGAGAGGTGGAGGGCAGGTTCATCGGGGAGATGATAGACCTCTGTCCGGTTGGGGCAATAACCGAGAAGCTTCCCTTCGTCAAGCCCGGGCCCTGGAAGACGAAGCCCGTCAAAACCGTTTGCAACGGCTGTTCCTTCGCCTGCGAGATGAACGTGGAGGTCTACGACGACATGCTCGTGAGGGCTTCGAGGGTGGAAGGTTCTTGGAACAGCCACCTCTGCGACTACTGCAGGTTTTCCAGACCATGGGCCGAAGACCTTACCGGGCCGCTCCTCAACGGAAAGCCCGTGAGCTGGGAGGAGGCCAAGCACTTTATAGCTGAGAGGAGCTACGCCCTGATTTTAACGCCGGAGCTGACGAATGAAGAAATCGCCCGGCTCAAGGCCTTCGCTGAGGAGAGGGGTATTCAAGTGGGCTCCACCGTGAGCGGAGGTATCTCCACGGCCACGCTGGACGAGGTAAGGAACGCCAAGAGGGTTCTCCTAAAGGCGGACCCGGAGAAGTTCCCGTTGCTCAAGATACTCCTGAAGGGCAAGGAAATCGTCGAGGAGGGCTACGACGTTGCGATACTTGAGGGACCAGCTGAACCGCTCGACGTCCCAACGCTGATCCTCCATGAGGGGGTCAACGCCGCTGGACTGCTGAAGGCCGGAATAAGGGAAATCCCGGAGAGCGAGGCCTACGTCGTGATCGGAAGGCCGGTGGACAACCTGAGGGGCGACGTCCTCGTGGTTCCAGCGGGGGTGTGGGCCGAAAAGAGCGGAACCGTCACCAACGCCTTCGGAATGGAGCTGAAAATGGAGAGGGCGAGGGAAGGCTACTCGCCGCTGGAGCTTTTCTCGTGA
- a CDS encoding P-loop NTPase family protein → MGVYIFTPEDLIRYGAATEEQLGVLKNAILSKKDILVVGSSRSGKTKLVEALMHFIPDDWKVAVITAYGEFKPFKPNIVVIDTQFDSQPLERRTSDVISKIKALNPDYVVIDTIHTVDAARIFRELIDDYAFIVTSLALTDDIKDEVRHWLRISGETFDKFDIVVELKRDFRTGRKSINRIYEVKNGELRPLI, encoded by the coding sequence ATGGGAGTGTACATATTCACGCCTGAGGACCTGATACGCTACGGCGCCGCAACCGAGGAGCAGTTGGGAGTTCTGAAGAACGCGATTCTCTCCAAGAAGGACATCCTAGTGGTTGGTTCCAGCCGCTCCGGAAAGACCAAGCTCGTTGAGGCGCTGATGCACTTCATACCCGACGACTGGAAGGTGGCCGTTATAACCGCCTACGGCGAGTTCAAGCCCTTCAAGCCGAACATCGTCGTCATAGATACTCAGTTCGACAGCCAGCCACTTGAGAGGCGCACATCGGACGTTATCTCAAAAATCAAAGCTTTGAATCCCGACTACGTCGTCATCGACACCATTCACACCGTTGACGCCGCGAGGATATTCCGCGAGCTTATAGATGATTACGCCTTTATAGTGACCTCCCTCGCCCTCACCGACGATATAAAGGATGAGGTCAGACACTGGCTCAGGATAAGCGGCGAAACCTTCGACAAGTTCGACATAGTCGTAGAGCTCAAGAGGGACTTCAGAACGGGCAGGAAGAGCATAAACCGCATATACGAGGTAAAGAACGGGGAGCTCAGGCCCCTTATTTAG